In the genome of Fulvivirga maritima, one region contains:
- the cas5 gene encoding CRISPR-associated protein Cas5 → MQCLIVELACQSCSFRNPEFQNFHKSYELPPPTTIIGLAGAALGLSPKESQDYFDVDFEFGINGSYQGKSNDLWKYQKLKGKEYISDILTREILFEGHFYIAFASEISSKIKELQEALEQPVFALTLGNSDGMAKVVKTSITSEFIECTELRNCLVEGNVMEEILDQPTGLEFSLRDSVDPLSYEIPVAFHYDSNYGIRKVVKRKEFSFIGEEAYIKGLAKRGIKYNDIQIPFFKL, encoded by the coding sequence ATGCAGTGTTTAATTGTAGAATTAGCTTGCCAAAGTTGTTCCTTCCGAAACCCCGAGTTTCAAAACTTCCATAAAAGTTACGAACTGCCACCTCCAACTACAATTATTGGTTTGGCCGGAGCGGCATTAGGGCTGAGCCCCAAAGAAAGCCAAGATTATTTTGATGTTGACTTTGAATTTGGAATAAACGGAAGTTACCAAGGAAAATCAAATGACTTATGGAAATATCAGAAACTAAAAGGAAAGGAATACATCTCGGATATCCTGACTCGGGAGATTCTCTTTGAAGGTCATTTTTACATTGCCTTTGCCTCAGAAATTTCAAGCAAAATCAAAGAACTCCAAGAAGCACTTGAACAACCTGTTTTTGCTTTGACATTGGGCAACTCAGACGGAATGGCTAAAGTGGTTAAGACTTCTATTACTTCAGAATTTATTGAATGCACCGAACTGCGTAATTGCCTTGTGGAAGGAAATGTGATGGAAGAAATTTTAGATCAACCGACTGGTCTTGAATTTTCTTTGAGGGATAGTGTTGACCCATTGAGTTATGAAATACCCGTAGCTTTTCATTACGACTCAAATTATGGAATTAGAAAAGTCGTTAAGAGAAAAGAATTCTCATTTATTGGTGAAGAAGCATATATAAAAGGACTTGCAAAAAGAGGAATAAAATATAATGACATTCAAATCCCCTTTTTCAAACTGTAA
- a CDS encoding helix-turn-helix domain-containing protein, whose amino-acid sequence MGQIRNDKLLKEIAIQVKRIRESKGLTQEEVYNDTGIHVGRIETAKSNVTVSTLHALCDYFGMKLSKLLKLVEG is encoded by the coding sequence ATGGGGCAGATAAGAAATGATAAACTTTTAAAAGAAATTGCTATTCAGGTCAAAAGAATACGAGAATCTAAGGGGCTTACCCAAGAAGAAGTGTACAATGATACGGGCATACATGTTGGCAGAATAGAAACAGCAAAGTCAAATGTTACAGTGAGTACTTTACATGCTTTATGTGATTATTTTGGAATGAAGCTATCTAAGCTTCTAAAATTGGTAGAGGGGTAA
- the cas7i gene encoding type I-B CRISPR-associated protein Cas7/Cst2/DevR yields the protein MELKTNSITITYLSKVSFASLNGADKEVDNINPIKKVTLANEEQLPYVSSQAIRRALRDQLGSSGWPLSKIEPPKSPKAPVVTSLDPKEFIDDDLFGFMDASGRTNRTSPVRVEGLLSLSPYKGDLDYGTNFMGEGILTKEGKRVEPNIFETEIHSGFYKGTILIELDRIGSGQGFEEDGELAPEEKTKRVLGFLDAFQNLWSSGRQTRFLADISPKFVAAAYMKAKNPIFLESVQIADGNKVNLDQLKQVAKDYDRFVEDYTLAGQSAIFQNSDEMNSLSEGFDKIRSWVHEHYKA from the coding sequence ATGGAACTAAAAACAAACAGTATCACTATCACCTATTTAAGCAAAGTGTCTTTTGCTTCTTTGAACGGGGCTGATAAAGAAGTTGACAATATCAATCCAATCAAGAAAGTAACTTTAGCCAATGAAGAACAACTCCCTTATGTATCTTCTCAGGCAATAAGAAGGGCTCTACGTGATCAATTAGGATCCTCAGGATGGCCACTTTCAAAAATAGAGCCTCCAAAATCACCAAAAGCACCTGTGGTAACTTCATTGGATCCTAAAGAATTTATTGATGATGATCTTTTTGGATTTATGGATGCCTCTGGAAGGACTAATAGAACTTCGCCTGTAAGAGTTGAAGGTTTACTTAGTTTATCGCCCTACAAAGGGGATTTGGATTATGGAACCAATTTTATGGGAGAAGGAATACTTACTAAAGAAGGAAAACGGGTTGAGCCAAATATTTTCGAGACTGAAATTCATTCGGGATTCTATAAAGGAACTATTTTAATTGAGTTAGACAGAATAGGTTCAGGGCAAGGTTTTGAGGAAGATGGAGAACTTGCTCCAGAAGAAAAAACAAAACGGGTTTTAGGATTTCTTGACGCTTTCCAGAACCTATGGTCTAGCGGAAGACAAACTCGTTTTCTAGCAGATATATCGCCCAAGTTTGTAGCCGCAGCCTATATGAAAGCTAAGAACCCTATTTTTTTAGAATCTGTTCAGATTGCTGACGGAAATAAAGTCAATTTGGATCAACTAAAACAAGTGGCAAAAGATTATGATCGCTTTGTAGAAGATTACACATTAGCGGGTCAATCTGCTATTTTTCAAAATAGTGATGAAATGAATTCCCTTAGTGAAGGCTTTGATAAAATAAGAAGCTGGGTACATGAACATTATAAAGCGTAA